The Eikenella corrodens genome segment TCGACCGCGTTACCAAGCTGCTGGAACGCGGGCTGATTGAGATTGCCCCGCTGGCCTATATGCGCGGACGCACGCTGAACGGCTCATATGTGATTCTAGATGAGGCGCAGAACACCACGCCGGAGCAGATGAAGATGTTCCTCACGCGTATCGGCTTCGGCGCCAAGGCAGCGATTACCGGCGACATCAGCCAAATCGACTTGCCGCGCAACATTAAATCTGGCCTGAAAGACGCGCGGGAAAAACTGCAAGGCATCGATGGCATTTATTTCCACACCTTTACCAGCGAAGACGTGGTACGCCATCCCTTGGTGCAGAAAATCGTGGATGCCTACGACGCTGCAGATGCGGAGCTGGAAGAATAGCGTTTGCCGCCTTGGTATCTTTAATATATATCCAGTTTCAGGTAGCCTGCGAGCACATGGTTTGAGGCTACCTGAAATTTATTACCAACCCAACTTCAGTCTTTATAAAGTAAAGAACAGTTATGCAAAACATGCAACTGCCGCTGCATTTCCATTTCAAAATATTCACACCATCCAACGATTTCAGCGTGGTGGATGCCAGAGGCAGAGAAGTGGCCTACACACGGCAGAAGATTTTTAAGCTGAAGGAAGCCGTAGAGATTTTTAGCGATGCCACCCGCCGCACGCGGCTATACCGCATACAGGCCGACCGCATCATCGATTTCAACGCCTGCTACCGGATTGTGAACGAAAACGGCGAGGAGCTCGGCTCGATACGGCGCAACGGCATGCGCTCGCTGTGGCGCATTTCCTACCAAATATACGATGCCGGCAACCGGCTACTGTATGAAGTGCGCGAGAAAAACCCGTGGTTGGCATTTTGGGATGCGCTTGTGGGCGAGACTCCGGTTGTGGGCATGCTTAGCGGTTATTTTCTCAATCCAAGTTTTGGAGTAAACGATGCCGCCGGGCAGGAGGCGTATCTGCTGAAAAAAGGGCCTTCACTGATGGAGCGACGCTTCAGCCTGCAAAAAACCGGTACGGCGGCGCATGATGAATTGGTTACGCTGTCGCTGATGATGTTGATGCTGTTGGAACGGGCGAAGGGGTAGAACTAGGAAGCAGACACCGCTTGAAAATCTGAAGGAAGACGAGTTTCTACAAAGCTAAAACGCAACTTCAACAAAATTAAAACGCAGCACCATAAAATTTTCATGCAACAAAAGCGTCAGGCAGTTCCTTTACTGCTCGACGCTTTTGTTTTAAGGTAGCCTTTAATCTTTAATACGGATCAGCCTCGTTGCTACACCAGCCCCTGCTCTTCCAAAAATGCTTTTAGTAATTCGGCAAATTTGCGGTAGCCCTCGGCGTTGGCATGGATTTGGTCGGACTTCAAATCCTTATCACCGAGAATTTCCGACCAAGCACCGCTCAGCAGGGGGATTCGGTATTGCTCGGCTATTTCGTGGTAGAGCGGGTGGTCGCTGAGTTTGCCGAACAGTGCACCTACGGTGAAATGAGGGATGGCCACCAGTACGGCGGGGATATTGGCGGCCTGCACGGTTTGGATGATTTTGCCGATGTTGGCGCGGGTGGTGCTTTCTGGCAGTTTGCGCAGGAAATCGTTGCCGCCGATGCTGATGATGACAAGCTTAGGATGTTGCCCCATAAGCTCAGGCAGGCGGGCGAGGGCATCGGCAGTGGTGTTGCCGGATACACCACCGTTGATGACTTTCCAGCCGGTGAGCGTAGCCAGCTGCACGGGATAGGCAGCAGCGGGAGCGGCACCGTAGCCATAGGTAAGTGAATCGCCTAAGGCGAGTACGGCACTGCCTTTAGGGAGGGCTTGGGAGCGGTTGTGGCGTTTGCTGCAGGCGGCCAAGGCGAGGATAGCACTGCCGATGAGGAATTGTCGTCTGTTCATGGATAGATGGTTTCAGGTAGCCTTTGAGTAAACCTGCTGCGGGCAAAAATGGAAACAGCCTGAAAGCGTTGCGGCTTTCAGGCTGTTATTTAGCGGATTAAGCGATTTCAGCGGCGTATTGCTCGGCGTTCATCAGGCCGTCCAAGTCAGCAGGGTTGGCCGGCTTGATGCGGAAGATCCAGCCATCGCCGTAGGGATCGCTGTTTACAGTTTCGGGCGCATCGGGCAGGCCTTCGTTTACGGCCACAACTTCGCCGGCAATCGGGGAGTACACGTCGGAAGCGGCTTTCACCGATTCCACTACACCGGCTTGGTCTTCAGCGGCGAGCGAGGCGCCAACTTCGGGCAGTTCAACGAATACGATATCGCCCAAAAGCTCTTGTGCGTGGTGGGTTACGCCCACGGTTACGCTACCGTCGGCTTCGGCGCGCAGCCATTCGTGGCTGGAAACATATTTGAGTTCGGCGGGAATGTTGTTGCTCATGGTTTTTCTCCGTAATTAGAAGGTGGGCTGACGTAAGGTCATTCACATTATACAGGTTTTGCCTGTATCTGGTTTGCGCTGACGCAAGGCTACCTGAAACGATATCTTGTGCAGGGCAGATTCGTGGTGTGTGTTCGGGTGGGTTCGCAGTGTTTGTTTCGACTTCGCACAACCTGGAAATCCCGTTTTCAGGTAGCCTATGTGCTCACTTGGACAGGCTACCTGAAAAACCTAACCGCGTTTAATCAAACTGCTTCTGGCCGTTGCGCACGAAGGGCAGTTTCAATACGCGCACATCCACTTCTTTGCCGCGAATCAACACTTTGGCGGTATCGCCTTCAAAGTCTTTGGGCACGCGAGCGATGGCGATGGATTGCTTGAGGCTGGGCGAGAACACGCCACTGGTGGTTTCCCCTTTGCCTTGCGGAGTGATCACTTCCATGTGCTCGCGCAGTATGCCGCCTTTGGCCAAGAGCAAGCCAACCTGTTTCACGCTCACGCCTTTTTCTTTCAGAGCCACCAGCGGGGCTTTGCCGACGAAATCGCGGGCTTCGTCTTTCAAATCCACCGTCCAGGCCATGCCGGCTTCGAGCGGACTGGTGTTGTCGTCCATGTCGTTGCCGTAGAGGTTCATGCCGGCTTCCATGCGCAGGGTGTCGCGTGCGCCGAGGCCGCAGGGTTTCACGCCGGCTTGTTGCAATGCTTTGAAGAAAGCCTCGGCTTCGCTGCCAGGCAGAATCACTTCCACGCCATCTTCGCCGGTGTAGCCGGTGCGGGCGACAAACCAATCATTGCCCAAATCAGCGCCTTGGAAGGGCTTGAGGCCGTTTATGGTGTCGGCCCATTCAGGCTTCACGGTGAGCAGCTTGGCCACGGCTTTGGGGCCTTGCACAGCGAGCATGGCCAAATCGTAGCGCGGGGTGAGCTTGATGCCAAATTCGGCACCGATTTTTTGGAACTGAGCGGAGTCTTTTTCGCGGGTGGCACCGTTAGATACGATGCGGTATTGCGTTTCGGCTTCGTTGCCGCGATAAACGATGAGATCGTCGATGACGCCGCCTTGGTCGTTGAGCATGGCAGAATAGAGGGCCTTGCCCACAAAGCCGAGTTTGGCCACGTCGTTGGCCAAGAGCTTGCGGAAGAAGGCTTTGGCTTTTTCGCCGGTTACGTCGGTAACGAGCATATGTGACACGTCGAACATACCGGCGTCGGTGCGCACGGCTTCGTGTTCGGCAATCTGCGAGCCGTAGTGGATGGGTAGCTCCCAGCCGGCGAAATCAACCAGCTTGGCACCTGCGTCTTTGTGTGCTTGATGGAAAGGGGTGGTTTTGATGTCGGACATAAGGGTCTCCTGTGGGGCAAAAATGGGGGAAGCCTCCCTATCTCTCCCAAAGTACCTGCGCTGGGGCATAGGGGCTCTATTAAATAACTCCCAGTTATCTAGAGATGGCTTCTTGAATGAGAGCAGGTCGTAATATTAATTGCAGACAATCTTGATTGCCAAGCCGCCTCGTGAGGTTTCGCGGTATTTGGCATCCATATCTTTACCAGTTTCATACATGGTGTCAATCACTTCATCCAAATCGACACATGGTGTGCTGGCACGGCGCAGAGCCATACGTGCGGCATTGATGGCTTTTACCGAGCTGATGGCATTACGTTCAATACAAGGAACCTGCACTTGGCCGCCTACTGGGTCGCAGGTAAGACCAAGGCTATGCTCCATGGCGACTTCTGCTGCACTGCAAACGCGCTCCGGGGTACCGCCTAAAATTTCCGCCAGCCCTGCCGCTGCCATTGAACAGGCTACACCAACTTCGCCTTGGCAGCCTACTTCCGCTCCCGAAATAGAGGCATTCATTTTATAGAGCGAGCCAATAATGCCTGCAGTGAGCAAGTATCGGTTGATGATTTCGGGAGTGAGCGGTTCGACAAATTTGTCGTAATACATCAAGACAGCAGGCACGACACCGCACGCACCGTTGGTCGGGGCAGTTACTACGCGCCCACCGGCGGCATTTTCTTCGCTTACCGCGAGAGCATACATATTTACCCAATCTATAATCTGCATCGGATCATTGCTAAGGCTTTTATTAGCAGAAAGCCAGCGGTGAAGCCCTGCAGCACGACGGACAACTTTTAGCGGGCCTGGCAACACGCCTTCAGTTATTAAGCCATGCTGCATACAATCAGACATGGTTTGCCAGATATATTGCAGGTACTCTTCAACTGCTTCTTTACCATGCAATGCCACTTCATTTTGATACATCAGCTTGGAAATGGACAGACCATTATTGTTACAGTATTTGATAATGTCTTTGGCGTTTTTATAAGGGAAGGGGACTTCAATGGTTTGTTTTTCTTCAACACCAAAATGTGCTTCATCAACAATAAAACCGCCGCCGATGGAATAATAAGTTTGGCGGTAGCTTTCTTTTCCTTCTTTATCAAAGGCTGTGATGATCATGCCGTTTTCATGCAGAGGCAAAAAATCGTTATGAAACACCATATCTTCGGCATATTGGAAGCGTACTTCGTGTTTGTTTAATGCCACAGCCAATTTGTCGCTGGCTTTAACCGTCTCAACAAAAGTCGGAATCGAATCGATATCGACATTATGCGGCAAATAACCAGCCAACCCCATAATGATAGCGGTATCTGTCCCATGACCCAAACCAGTCATAGATAATGAACCATATACATCGATGCGGATATGCTCTATCTGCTCTAATTTGCCTTGAGCACACAAGTCATCAATAAATTGTTTATCTGCTTTCATCGGGCCAACAGTATGCGAGCTCGAAGGACCAACCCCAACTTTAAAAATATCGAATACACTAATCATGGCTCTGCTCCCTTCTCTTTCAATACTGGCTCTACAAACAGAATGATATTTATCTAAAAGGCCATCTGAAAACCTCTTACTTCGCATGTTCTCAAACATTTGAACTGATGGTTTCAGATGGCCTGAATATGGTTACAACTTAATTTAAGCAATTAGGTTATAGATAATATTGGATATTGCTATCAGACCCATTACCACCACAAAAATATTGCTGAATTTGCCTTGGAACCGTTTCATTGCCGGTACTTTTCTAATAGCGTACATCGGCATAATAAACAGGATCATCGCAATAATAGGACCACCAAGCGATTCAATCAAACCCAAGATGCTCGGATTGATGATGGCAACAACCCACAACGTAATCAGGAAGAACAGGGCGGAATAGAGGTTCAATTTTTTATGATTGATGGCTACATCCGAGCCAGAGTCACGTTTGAGTTTGATAAATAGGCCTTCCAAACCCTCGCGCGCACCCATATAGTGGCCGAAAAAAGAACTGGTAATGGCTAAAAATGCAACCAACGGGCCTAAATAGGAAATGTAGGGATTGTCAAATTTATTGGCAAGAAACGACAGAATCGAAATATTTTGCTCTTTTGCCAAGGCCAGTTCGGACGGAGTTAATGTCAATACACAACTGAATACGAACATCATCACAAAAACCAATAACGCGGCGGAAGTACTGCGTAGGGTTCTGCTGGCATGCTGGTCTGTTAATTCGCCATCTTGGTATTCTCGCTGTTGGGACAAAACGAAAGAAGAGATGGCCGGTGAATGGTTGAAGGAGAAAACCAACACGGGTATCGTAATCCATAAGGTGCTTAAAAACGCGCTTGCGCTCGGAATAGTGGCAAGCGAAGAAGTATTCCATTCAGGAATCAGGTATACCGATAAGACAAACAAAATAAGTATCAGCGGATATACCAGCCATTCGGTTACTTTCAAAACGAAACGTTCCCCCAGCAGCAACACACCGATTAACGAAGCAATCAAAATGAGCGACAACAAGGCCCTTGGAGG includes the following:
- a CDS encoding HAAAP family serine/threonine permease, which encodes MQSQHTNHQQAVSSKLNKFDLAWVLNLFGTAVGAGVLFLPINAGMSGFWPLVAMAVIVGPMTYFSHRGLARFVLSSAKPGSDITEVVEEHFGKTAGKLITLLYFFAIFPILLIYGNGITNTVDSFLVNQLGMASPPRALLSLILIASLIGVLLLGERFVLKVTEWLVYPLILILFVLSVYLIPEWNTSSLATIPSASAFLSTLWITIPVLVFSFNHSPAISSFVLSQQREYQDGELTDQHASRTLRSTSAALLVFVMMFVFSCVLTLTPSELALAKEQNISILSFLANKFDNPYISYLGPLVAFLAITSSFFGHYMGAREGLEGLFIKLKRDSGSDVAINHKKLNLYSALFFLITLWVVAIINPSILGLIESLGGPIIAMILFIMPMYAIRKVPAMKRFQGKFSNIFVVVMGLIAISNIIYNLIA
- a CDS encoding GDSL-type esterase/lipase family protein → MNRRQFLIGSAILALAACSKRHNRSQALPKGSAVLALGDSLTYGYGAAPAAAYPVQLATLTGWKVINGGVSGNTTADALARLPELMGQHPKLVIISIGGNDFLRKLPESTTRANIGKIIQTVQAANIPAVLVAIPHFTVGALFGKLSDHPLYHEIAEQYRIPLLSGAWSEILGDKDLKSDQIHANAEGYRKFAELLKAFLEEQGLV
- the gcvT gene encoding glycine cleavage system aminomethyltransferase GcvT, whose amino-acid sequence is MSDIKTTPFHQAHKDAGAKLVDFAGWELPIHYGSQIAEHEAVRTDAGMFDVSHMLVTDVTGEKAKAFFRKLLANDVAKLGFVGKALYSAMLNDQGGVIDDLIVYRGNEAETQYRIVSNGATREKDSAQFQKIGAEFGIKLTPRYDLAMLAVQGPKAVAKLLTVKPEWADTINGLKPFQGADLGNDWFVARTGYTGEDGVEVILPGSEAEAFFKALQQAGVKPCGLGARDTLRMEAGMNLYGNDMDDNTSPLEAGMAWTVDLKDEARDFVGKAPLVALKEKGVSVKQVGLLLAKGGILREHMEVITPQGKGETTSGVFSPSLKQSIAIARVPKDFEGDTAKVLIRGKEVDVRVLKLPFVRNGQKQFD
- the gcvH gene encoding glycine cleavage system protein GcvH gives rise to the protein MSNNIPAELKYVSSHEWLRAEADGSVTVGVTHHAQELLGDIVFVELPEVGASLAAEDQAGVVESVKAASDVYSPIAGEVVAVNEGLPDAPETVNSDPYGDGWIFRIKPANPADLDGLMNAEQYAAEIA
- a CDS encoding L-serine ammonia-lyase — protein: MISVFDIFKVGVGPSSSHTVGPMKADKQFIDDLCAQGKLEQIEHIRIDVYGSLSMTGLGHGTDTAIIMGLAGYLPHNVDIDSIPTFVETVKASDKLAVALNKHEVRFQYAEDMVFHNDFLPLHENGMIITAFDKEGKESYRQTYYSIGGGFIVDEAHFGVEEKQTIEVPFPYKNAKDIIKYCNNNGLSISKLMYQNEVALHGKEAVEEYLQYIWQTMSDCMQHGLITEGVLPGPLKVVRRAAGLHRWLSANKSLSNDPMQIIDWVNMYALAVSEENAAGGRVVTAPTNGACGVVPAVLMYYDKFVEPLTPEIINRYLLTAGIIGSLYKMNASISGAEVGCQGEVGVACSMAAAGLAEILGGTPERVCSAAEVAMEHSLGLTCDPVGGQVQVPCIERNAISSVKAINAARMALRRASTPCVDLDEVIDTMYETGKDMDAKYRETSRGGLAIKIVCN
- a CDS encoding LURP-one-related/scramblase family protein, which produces MQNMQLPLHFHFKIFTPSNDFSVVDARGREVAYTRQKIFKLKEAVEIFSDATRRTRLYRIQADRIIDFNACYRIVNENGEELGSIRRNGMRSLWRISYQIYDAGNRLLYEVREKNPWLAFWDALVGETPVVGMLSGYFLNPSFGVNDAAGQEAYLLKKGPSLMERRFSLQKTGTAAHDELVTLSLMMLMLLERAKG